In Metopolophium dirhodum isolate CAU chromosome 9, ASM1992520v1, whole genome shotgun sequence, the genomic window cataagactaaagtgctaccagtaacatcaaataaaataaaaaaattgacagtgaagaataaaaaaattttacaagctCTGGGTTATCAATTGAAGCAAAAtgcctgaaagtgatattttggatataacttcacagtacgaaacggattctaaaattacgaaaattgaatatcattcatacgcaccgtatacaacatcatttaataataatgatgaaatacgtatatcaaTCCAGCAAACGGATGTTTATCCATACCTACACGAAAGCTTCATTTTTTTGGAAGGAACAATTACTGATCCTACCAAAGTGAAACTATCTAATAACGGTTACTCTTACCTCTTCGAACAAATACGAttggaaatcaatgggatagaagtagatagcgcacgtgttcttggaatcactagctcgttgaaaggttacttatccggtacgccagacaactacaattgctatgaaaatgctggctggaattttaaaaacgcaacaCAATCGGAAAATGATAAAGGTGAATTTAGTGCTTgcattccattgaaatattggttaggtttATTTGAAgactataaaagaatattagtgaattctagattggaattaatattaacccgaagtcatagtgatttaaatgctttacaagttaaaactGGTGCAACTGCTACTGAAGGTaaagtcgttttaaataaaattgtctggATGGTACCACATATCACTGTTGACGATGAagaaagattaaaattattgaaacttatagaaaaagaaaaaagccTATTTATcccttttagatcttttgaaacttttgaatatcctgaactTGGTAccactaaaaaagttgtatggaatttgaaaactgcatcaaaattagaaaaaccccgatttatcataattggattacaaaaaggacgcaaaaatttgataacaaaagattgtagtatatttgaccattgtaatttaacaaacgttaaagtgtttctgaactcgatagcttatccgtacaataatttgaatttagattttactaaaaataatttcaccttattatataatatgtatacatcgtttcaagaatcgtactatgaaaaaagtattcgtaaccccatattgagtccttctacttttCTGACAAACGCACCAATTATAGTCATCGATACTTCGAAACAGAACGATTCAGCCACTGCTTCAGCAGTAGATgttcaattggaaattgaagcttCAGAATCACTAGCAGGTGTGACTgcttactgtttattaattcatgatagaattgtagaatatgtaccttttactagagaagtaagaaaacttgtgtaaatataattaagaattaatttataacaataaaaaaactattatttattaatttgtaatattttcattaaatattatttcagttttatagtaaggtttgataaaaaataattttgactatAGTGTAAACATTTGATGTatatacactaaataattttgtgtaatGAATAAATAGGTTTACAACATGTGTGTAATCTCAGTAATGTGTGTCTCAGTAAATCGGTGACCCCCCGGAGGGATATCCAGATTAAGTCTTAATCATTACGTTACAACACGTCAATGAACTGTAAACATACAGATGTATACTACTAGCACGGGATAATAAGCGATcaggtttatataaaaattacacaattggttaagtacaatattgtttcaaatgatTTAGTTATACaagattcaaaaaaattaaaaacataattttataagttataacactaaatttcaaaattgaatgatCAAGTATAAAATGCatcattattctatatattatttatttaattttatttaatatttacaaggcCAATGTTCAATTACAATATAGAATAACGATATtaacaaaagtataataatatttaccaattataacatattttaaataaatcaatataactaaagtatataaacataaatagacttctatatttaatataataggatcaataaaaagtaaaattatatacattttgcttCATCATCTTCATAGAACCggcatattacaattttttaatttattattaaataattacagtatcataaatcatattacttacaatttaacataatgAATCTCGACCAAAGTCAATcacaatacaattatgtatattattatttaataataaaaaataaatagaaatgaaTCATACATAAAAGTTAATGATCAatgttagaatattaaaatatatacatagttttaacaaaaagtttgtaaccaaattaaataacatacattttccatttttacaatttataaaatgttcaatgaattaaatattataacacttttagaaatattaaatttgaaaaacaatgattattgttatattttgtacattaatatattataatataaaaattaaacaatttgctTCATGATTAGGTTACTATAGCTcccttaattaattttatcatcgaTAACGATTTGTCGAATAGCTAATTAGTTAAatgatttactatttataaaatacgtttgtaataaaacatattcataattatttttgattagtttaatttataatgtccgTATGGTAAAGTGCAAATACCACCTTTTAATATGACACGTTTATCGTCATTTGCACTCAATACTATTTTTCTGGTTGTTTTGGAATAAACATTATGTTTTGTTGCCTGTATTGAGTTAATATCACAGTATGCATTAATTTGACTAGATTCACCATTTTGTGCATCCAAATGTGAGGAATTTTGTATACTGAACtttgataaaatatctaaataatgatTGACCGTCATATACTTGTCTCTAACATACTTTTTTACACCTTTTGCCTTTTTGTATTCAATACCACTTACtgtataagcatataatttGGGTCTTAGCGTTACAAATTGCGTCATAATTTCACTCTTCAATTCGTCTTTAAAATATCCTGGGGTGTTCTTATGTTTATCACTGTAACAAAAGTGACTAATTGGAAAATTAGAAGTATCAAAATGActcaataaatcaaattttaaatcattaaaataattatttgttttaatacgatatattaatgAATCGGTATCAGTGTATaatagtgatattttttttccgtatttatttttcattacgtcataatggaaattataaatataggttttcGATATATCTAAAATAGAAAATCCCACGTAGATtggtttatcaaatttaatcttttctttttgaaaatgtaaagacATTAACTCATTGCTATATATAGTTCTATCTATGAAATTAGGTTTTCTCATTAGCCTATGAGCTTTTCGATCATCTGATACCAACTTTATATCCAATCTTTTACGCGGATTCTCCATACATTTCCCATAGACACTATTCACGAGTAATTTCCAAAATTCATATTCAAACTTGTTTTTTGCCAAGACCCTCATACTAGTGCATTTATCAACATAAGGGGCTAACCATTTTGATTGatcaaacttaattattttatgaacttttacAACTTTTAATCCGTTGTGAATTGCCTGCTTTAACAATCTATAATGAACgacataatttgatttattatttaaagttgtcAGCAGTTTAATAATCTTAGAATTAGGTGGACAACTATTGTGTGGCAAAAAAGGTAAATCGCTATGaatatcatgtaatttttcgGGGTAATCCACATCCACTTCCAGTATATAACCAATAGGTGCATCGTCATCTATAGTAGTAACGTCTAATGTCAAATCATTATAccattcaaaatttttgtatGGTAAACTTGCAAGCATTGATTTGCCGTATAAATTTACACAATCAAAATATGCCAAAtaaatgtgtggtttttttttgttataattaatccCATCAACATCTGGTAGATTAGCTCTGGCATAGCGTCTTACAGATTGGCATACCCCCCCTCTTATTCCATTCTCCATCATGAGTAACATCAAATAATCTGTTAATCTCTCAAGTTTAACTCCAGTAAAACTTAACATTGCGTCAAACGCAAAACCAGGTGCTGTCAAATAATAAGAGGCgtctaaattaaaagttttcaaacaaatatctctaaaattttcaaatacatcagCCAGAATCAATATGtccgttaataaatataaatcactatattcacctaatgtttttatattaaatttctccCAAACATTGCATGCATGCATGTAatctttttttgaaatatgatcATCTGTTaacgaattataaaatttaattctaggTGGTAATGAGGTATCTTTAAGTTTTGAGTTGCAGTCTACATACTCATATGGAAATACACCTTTCCGAATAACTAAATCAACGTTTTCTAAAGGAAAATGATGGTTAATTTCACGGAATCTTGTTTTATCTTCGGCTAAATTAGTAGCTAAATTAGAGAGTGATTCTGACATGAACATAAAAGTGTCtacaaattttacataaaatttatcaaaaatttgcTTACTAAAGGTCAAATATTTTTCACCCGAGTTTGGAATAATGCGTATGTCATTATCATTACAGCCTAAGGTGCGTACAATAAAATGACCGTCATACGATAAATTATGGAAATATACTGGTACAAATGATGGGTTTTGTgccgaaaaattacaatttaagcaTAAAGCCCTTAAATATTTCCCTGTAAGATGTGAGTGGTCTCTAACTTTAAATACggtttcattattaaatgatcTCAAACATAGTTCACATTTTTTCGAATTAATATATTGACCTTCTtccttttttgttaatttatgcattgatttattagtattatatagataataaattttggtagaaatatcaattatagttaacataaaatGCTTTGATGCATTTTTGCCtctataaattattggatttttaggaattttaaattgttttactaatttttttgggACGATGTTGTAATCAATTTTAACATATAGCCCATAACTCATGGGCTTATGATAATGCGTGTTTTTAGTATTGaccgttatgatattattagtgGGTTTTAAAAAGCATTCAAAATCGGCATAAATTACAATAGGAATTCGGTCAGcccgattatatttattaaaatatataaatttgtcaTCATGTGGATCAATCATTACAGGCTTACAAAGTTTATGTTTTTGGCAGATTACTTTATGCCTATCGAGACCATGCTGCCCCCATGCCttgtttttatttggtttaacaTTAAAAGTCGTAAAACATCGcttgcaaataattattttactttcatgTTTTGTTCTTTGTGATCTAATCAGTCGTGAGAAATTAGCTATGTAACAATAATGTGTTGTTGGttcatttgagaaaaaaaacaaatcataatgatcggatttttcgttattatttatatgaagtgggtaaatttgatttttatcatcacaactataaacattaacggatatgttattaattttttcaaatttttttatttgattgattGGTGTAGGgtaatcaatacaattaaaattaagaccactttttttttccaaaaaattaaaatatttaatactaaaattatttttattttttttttcattaaattttgataaaattgcatatttaaaacatctATTGTCATAATTCATTAcgtttattattgcttttttattataaattgattggggtaattttataaatgaggAACCCCCTagtaaatttactttatttgttCTTAATTGGAGACCATCTAAACTAATTTGTCTCCAAGAAGAACCCTTCAACAGAAATGACTCttgttcatttaataatttatcgaacatgtttttaaaaagggtagaaaaatttgaagtaaaataacataaaacatttgttgttttaaatgcaACATCCCGAACTTCTCccgtaattaaattttcatatactaagtctacaaataaattaaatttatatgtggATGAAGAACATAATTcttttagttttgattttaatgaagaagaagtagaatttaaaaatgacaataagtcaataaggttttcgttgtttttataataaaaagtttttgagcgattatttttaaatttctcaatttctactaatttttGTCCAGTGATGTTtaatcgattaatttttttaatgcggttaaattttggcatttttaacaattaattcaaaaccgcattaaaataaaatatataataacgtattaaaataaaatatcacttatgtagttatgtatgAACTGTTGATTGAAGTAGATTGACGGTGCAATTGGTTATTGGAAATACTTGTATTACATAATCCTCTTCGGGTTCAGCATATAAATTGCGATTGTCACAGACAGTGACGTATTTTTGGCATGCCAAACACCTTCGTCTTTGACAATACATTTGTAGCACATTTATATCCTTAAACATAACATGGTAcgcttttaaacttaaatttacaaGATTCGACTCAAAATACGCCTGATTGATATAATTGGCACATTCGAATGAGCAAaatatatcgataatattatcatcaaatgaaTATCGAACTTCCCTCACGACAAAAACTGAATGCAACTGGcgaaaatattcataaacttCACGTTCACTGTGAGTAAATGGATATTTTGCAATATGTTGTATTGTGATCGGTGGtatatgactaattacattatcGAGGTTGTCGTCAGGTATCATATCTTtgctaaaaatgaataaaatgattatattttaaaaattaaaatgttataattaattaacttacaatGAAATATTCTGCTCGCTGCATGCGGCGTTCTTGCATACCAGCTtgttgagtattattattattgatctaatGAACCCCACTATTTAAGTAACATGGAAAAGCAGATTATAAACTGTATGCCAAAAATCGTTTGATATATCCATCACTTATTCGCACggcactatttttattattagcacCTTATATGTTAATGTAAACATGAAATgcgatcaaatttaaattataatcattgatgtacaaaatactaaaaataaaaaatagtgcaGTGCGAATAAGTGATGGATATATCAAACGATTTTTGGCATACAGTTTATAATCTGCTTTTCCACACATTAGCCAATGTCAAATATCTTTTAATTCCTCTGTTAATCGTTAAAAACAATGTgtatatcagtttttatttattaccaacacGGCACCTTATATCttaatgtaaacataaaatgcgatcaaattttaattataatcattgatgtacaaaatactaaaaataaaaatagtgcaGTGCGAATAAGTGATGGATATATCAAACGATTTTGGGCATACAGTTTATAATCTGCTTTTCCACACATTAGTCAATGccaaatatcttttaatttcTCTGTTTATCGTTAAAAACAATGTgtatatcagtttttatttattaccaacacCATGTGTAACAGGCATTGACATgactattactatatatcatagatattaatttatataaaataaagagaCCTAATGTGAATTTCATCAGTTAATTTTAAGCAATACGAGTGCATAGTAATAATGTCCGACATGAGTGTACAAAATTCGGCCGATGAAGAAATCAatgtaagtacattattataataattataatatattattaatatactttaatttaacaccatttattaacaataagtttaaaacataatcatttaaatttaggaTCATTATTCATATCGAAAAAATGTGCAAATGCAGAATTCTAAAAAACCCAAAATCACTATGAAagctaaaccaaaaaaacagaaattaataatgGTCAACACAAGCGATCAAAATTCAGATGATGAAGAAATTGATGTATGTGcaccggtattattattattattattatatcataaacttTTTTCTTAATTTCCTTACATTACACATCAATATGTTAAAAACATGGGTATATAAATTTAGGAACTTTATAATCATCGGAAAAATGAGCAAATGCAGAATTCTAAAAAACCTGAAACCGTTAtaaaacctaaaccaaaaaaacagaaagtaaaatattccatattttaataataatatatttatcaatttaatattgattttagtttCAGTCGCATTTATTAAAACTGGAACAAGAATATAATGGTTTAACAACTATGGTTAATGAAAACTGCATACGCGTAAAAAAATCAGATGGTGGaaatttttgtatcaaaatacCCGAAATCAAAACAGCAAGTGATTATTTggttattcaaaaatacaaaacatcgGACATGGAAAAAGTAGAGTCAAAAGAcaggtaactattaatattttgtataaacagAGTATATTAAGATTTACACTAGGTATCATTAaaatgaataagaaaaaaaaaaaattaagtacaatatttgtaaattattgggGAAACATATCATGCCATAGTACTATTTTATAACCTAAATAGGCACGATGCTTACAACCAAGCAATTTTGTGAATATAGGTATGATGATGTTTCGTCGttgatactaataatattcacacagtatgtaaaatatttaactgctcAACAATTGTGTCATCtagtttatttgataaaatatttatgataatatgaaaatatatgcatttataatatacaatcattaatttgttttaatagatGGAAAACCTCAACGTTCAACGCAAAAACTATGCTGAACGAAAAAGATAAAgctgacaatacaataatatcggcatttaataatttgcaagatttattaatggataaatttatgtgtaacaacaacaaaaaaattgaatcttataaataataactatatgtttatattattatagtttcactAAATGAAACCCgtcattaatatttgtgtattttttatttattaccaaacggttaaaatatttgtattcaattttattttagaaagcttacatttgattcaataatttatacaatatgattatattatggaaaatattttggtttattttaaccAGTTGacatttaagattatttataatatataatatattaattatattattatcatttattattaaataaaggtatgcatttgacaaaataaataatgtttattatgaaggtataatctaattattaaatagtaagctTGTCGTATATCAtgattattttggttttattggcTGGTTATATCAGGCTTTAGTATAATGTCTGCAAACGTTTCGTGATggatttgttgtaattcaagtaAAAATGACTTTTCTTCATCCTTCAGGTcattcattttgaaattataatctttaatatATGTACTGATAAAATCACTTCTAATACAATCaggtgataaatataaaatatcatacttgATAATTATACATGCATTATTGAAAACAGTCTGATACGCcactaatttatttgataactctatgatatttgcatttatacatgtttCCAATAATTTCAATCGATTTAAATTATCACTGGATAATGTgattctgttattattatgatgtaaattAACTGATTCAGATTttgcacatattttataataaaaattattatctaaatgtaATCGTTTTGAATGTTGAACAGTGGATAAAgaacaaacaattatattaaaactatcatCAGATATAAACTTATTCCATTGAAATACATTTAGTATTAGATATCGTTTAGTTACGTTacacatgaataaaataataacagataaagGTTGATCAACTAGGTAtccaatataaatgttttttttattctgttgatGTATGCTGAATATTGATTTGACTACTACGGCGTCCATGATGTGTGcagtattgatttaattattgaattcaagatgataatattttggtttggaTTTCAGTATAGTGAATCTTCTATGTGCCTTCAATGTTTGGCAGAGTTGACGTACCTATTGATTGATTTTTATCGATTGAAATATATGttccaattttaattaaattattagtaccttaacaaataaataaaatacagcatAGTCAACACTACTACACTGTAAAAacacaactaaaataaaatcaaaaaaagtcaaatatagTGTGTTGGATAACAGTTTGATCACATTATGAAAGTTAAAAAGTGATTATTTaactaatgatttttgtttattgatcaatatttttttcaaatcggtAAACAGATAATTGATAACAATGCACAAACATGTATCAGGTCCGCAATCACAATTTTGATTTGACCACGCACATAAAGtaaaatgattattgtttttttctgttccACATTTAATAGCGTggctttttaattttgataataatgtatacaattcagCTAATTCCTTGTAACAAAAATGTGATGGATGAATTATACCCATTTCTGAAATGTCTCtttcaatttcttttaataagtccattgtaaataataacgcACAATTCAACGGTTACTAATAAACTGATACAGATTAAGTTGTgcgttattatataacatattataaacagttattacaaaatctaataacccgaaaattgaaacataatatattataaaattaaaaattacagtttatgaataaaaacatgaaaaaaaaacaaaaaaaatgtagaccCATGGTATAGTGGA contains:
- the LOC132952905 gene encoding uncharacterized protein LOC132952905, producing the protein MPKFNRIKKINRLNITGQKLVEIEKFKNNRSKTFYYKNNENLIDLLSFLNSTSSSLKSKLKELCSSSTYKFNLFVDLVYENLITGEVRDVAFKTTNVLCYFTSNFSTLFKNMFDKLLNEQESFLLKGSSWRQISLDGLQLRTNKVNLLGGSSFIKLPQSIYNKKAIINVMNYDNRCFKYAILSKFNEKKNKNNFSIKYFNFLEKKSGLNFNCIDYPTPINQIKKFEKINNISVNVYSCDDKNQIYPLHINNNEKSDHYDLFFFSNEPTTHYCYIANFSRLIRSQRTKHESKIIICKRCFTTFNVKPNKNKAWGQHGLDRHKVICQKHKLCKPVMIDPHDDKFIYFNKYNRADRIPIVIYADFECFLKPTNNIITVNTKNTHYHKPMSYGLYVKIDYNIVPKKLVKQFKIPKNPIIYRGKNASKHFMLTIIDISTKIYYLYNTNKSMHKLTKKEEGQYINSKKCELCLRSFNNETVFKVRDHSHLTGKYLRALCLNCNFSAQNPSFVPVYFHNLSYDGHFIVRTLGCNDNDIRIIPNSGEKYLTFSKQIFDKFYVKFVDTFMFMSESLSNLATNLAEDKTRFREINHHFPLENVDLVIRKGVFPYEYVDCNSKLKDTSLPPRIKFYNSLTDDHISKKDYMHACNVWEKFNIKTLGEYSDLYLLTDILILADVFENFRDICLKTFNLDASYYLTAPGFAFDAMLSFTGVKLERLTDYLMLLMMENGIRGGVCQSVRRYARANLPDVDGINYNKKKPHIYLAYFDCVNLYGKSMLASLPYKNFEWYNDLTLDVTTIDDDAPIGYILEVDVDYPEKLHDIHSDLPFLPHNSCPPNSKIIKLLTTLNNKSNYVVHYRLLKQAIHNGLKVVKVHKIIKFDQSKWLAPYVDKCTSMRVLAKNKFEYEFWKLLVNSVYGKCMENPRKRLDIKLVSDDRKAHRLMRKPNFIDRTIYSNELMSLHFQKEKIKFDKPIYVGFSILDISKTYIYNFHYDVMKNKYGKKISLLYTDTDSLIYRIKTNNYFNDLKFDLLSHFDTSNFPISHFCYSDKHKNTPGYFKDELKSEIMTQFVTLRPKLYAYTVSGIEYKKAKGVKKYVRDKYMTVNHYLDILSKFSIQNSSHLDAQNGESSQINAYCDINSIQATKHNVYSKTTRKIVLSANDDKRVILKGGICTLPYGHYKLN
- the LOC132952378 gene encoding uncharacterized protein LOC132952378 isoform X3, encoding MSDMSVQNSADEEINDHYSYRKNVQMQNSKKPKITMKAKPKKQKLIMVNTSDQNSDDEEIDVCAPFQSHLLKLEQEYNGLTTMVNENCIRVKKSDGGNFCIKIPEIKTASDYLVIQKYKTSDMEKVESKDRWKTSTFNAKTMLNEKDKADNTIISAFNNLQDLLMDKFMCNNNKKIESYK
- the LOC132952378 gene encoding uncharacterized protein LOC132952378 isoform X1 — its product is MSDMSVQNSADEEINDHYSYRKNVQMQNSKKPKITMKAKPKKQKLIMVNTSDQNSDDEEIDVCAPELYNHRKNEQMQNSKKPETVIKPKPKKQKFQSHLLKLEQEYNGLTTMVNENCIRVKKSDGGNFCIKIPEIKTASDYLVIQKYKTSDMEKVESKDRWKTSTFNAKTMLNEKDKADNTIISAFNNLQDLLMDKFMCNNNKKIESYK
- the LOC132952378 gene encoding uncharacterized protein LOC132952378 isoform X4; this encodes MSDMSVQNSADEEINDHYSYRKNVQMQNSKKPKITMKAKPKKQKLIMVNTSDQNSDDEEIDFQSHLLKLEQEYNGLTTMVNENCIRVKKSDGGNFCIKIPEIKTASDYLVIQKYKTSDMEKVESKDRWKTSTFNAKTMLNEKDKADNTIISAFNNLQDLLMDKFMCNNNKKIESYK
- the LOC132952378 gene encoding uncharacterized protein LOC132952378 isoform X2; amino-acid sequence: MSDMSVQNSADEEINDHYSYRKNVQMQNSKKPKITMKAKPKKQKLIMVNTSDQNSDDEEIDELYNHRKNEQMQNSKKPETVIKPKPKKQKFQSHLLKLEQEYNGLTTMVNENCIRVKKSDGGNFCIKIPEIKTASDYLVIQKYKTSDMEKVESKDRWKTSTFNAKTMLNEKDKADNTIISAFNNLQDLLMDKFMCNNNKKIESYK